One stretch of Pyrenophora tritici-repentis strain M4 chromosome 4, whole genome shotgun sequence DNA includes these proteins:
- a CDS encoding CumB, Cytosine/adenosine deaminase, translating to MGGARDSASLAFTLSDAMSTPSALNGRLVPLRTKDEVRASLETQTVYVIEVPAKHANVVKDAVQAALPEFKTSEISHLRRVVQFKYLPPHLQRQFHPPARLPRGEEDDPASAKILLSSSASLLPSEFCPASASSVDDGSQTADCEVVTKDFDLVRYFLLCPTRYMSHADLAALIRTCPPFEGRATQPRILYVTVPSLAPISAGQAAEWSDQYWPISYKNTNPYGPHPSLVQRNQDEIQPEAGLRMALAKGVAEQISDLGLGEKIGVVIVDRSKSEPEVIAVAGDCRWRSFTGTPEPKTGTGNVMGHAVHRAISMVAKKRTRAAGTAPAYPDRPLFCDNPLTDLEKTYFEKENISPSGYLCVDLDIYLTNEPCVMCSMAILHSRFRRCIFGKRMPHTGGMTADGLGDSSPSGSGLKNGLFWRPSELNWKFLAWEFKEGGQSEDSESGFNDTLHA from the exons ATGGGAGGTGCCCGCGACTCAGCCTCGCTCGCCTTCACCCTCA GCGATGCTATGAGCACCCCATCGGCACTCAACGGGCGTCTTGTCCCGCTCAGGACAAAAGACGAGGTGCGCGCCAGCCTAGAGACGCAGACTGTCTATGTCATCGAGGTGCCAGCCAAGCACGCCAATGTGGTCAAAGA TGCCGTGCAAGCAGCATTGCCCGAATTCAAGACGTCTGAGATCTCGCACCTACGCCGCGTAGTCCAATTCAAGTACCTACCGCCACATCTGCAACGGCAGTTCCATCCGCCCGCGAGGCTCCCCAGAGGTGAAGAAGATGATCCTGCATCTGCAAAAATATTATTATCTTCCTCTGCTTCTTTGCTGCCTTCTGAATTTTGTCCTGCGTCTGCGTCTTCGGTCGATGATGGCAGCCAGACTGCTGATTGCGAAGTTGTTACTAAAGATTTTGATCTAGTTCGTTATTTCCTACTTTGTCCAACGCGTTACATGAGCCATGCCGATCTCGCGGCCCTCATACGCACATGTCCGCCATTCGAAGGCAGGGCTACACAACCACGCATCCTCTACGTGACGGTCCCCTCCCTAGCCCCCATCTCTGCCGGGCAGGCTGCAGAGTGGAGCGATCAGTACTGGCCCATCTCCTACAAGAACACCAACCCATACGGTCCGCATCCAAGCCTCGTACAACGCAACCAGGACGAGATACAACCCGAGGCTGGACTTCGCATGGCACTGGCCAAGGGCGTCGCTGAGCAAATATCAGACCTGGGTCTTGGTGAAAAGATTGGTGTCGTCATCGTCGACCGGTCCAAGAGCGAGCCTGAAGTCATTGCCGTTGCAGGCGACTGCCGTTGGAGGTCATTCACCGGAACACCCGAACCCAAGACTGGAACCGGAAACGTCATGGGCCATGCCGTACATCGAGCCATCTCCATGGTTGCAAAGAAGCGAACCCGCGCAGCTGGCACAGCCCCAGCGTACCCAGATCGACCACTCTTCTGCGACAACCCCCTCACCGACCTCGAGAAGACATACTTTGAAAAAGAAAATATCTCCCCAAGCGGCTACCTATGCGTCGACCTCGACATCTACCTCACCAATGAGCCGTGCGTCATGTGTTCCATGGCCATCCTACACTCTAGGTTTAGGCGCTGCATCTTCGGTAAGCGGATGCCCCACACCGGAGGAATGACAGCCGACGGACTAGGCGACTCTTCGCCTTCTGGCAGCGGCCTAAAGAACGGTCTCTTCTGGCGACCCAGTGAACTCAACTGGAAGTTCCTAGCCTGGGAATTCAAGGAGGGCGGCCAGTCCGAGGATTCAGAAAGCGGCTTTAATGATACTCTACATGCTTAA
- a CDS encoding AraJ, Arabinose efflux permease: protein MDSKSEATHVETAHGHVTHVVPIEQEANEDVKHVKLSWRSWMVVFCCCFAVMSQVFVVVAAGSVLSFIIRELGQPAIASWVIQGPLLMQSVLSPPVGRLSDVLDRKLFATIPPLIACIGAIICAKATSMSMLIGGGILIGTTLATISIVQSIPSEILPLKYRALANGLAGVAGVMGGLVGSLAAGAVTDLSASGWRYIFWIQVGLHGITSLGLFAFYWPKKRTDYSRMSFNEWVWACDPIGSFLLVAAATLMLLALNWAGGVYPWSSPHVCANLVVGIALFIAFCVYEWKGRSDGIVAHVFFSTGPNFWLSTFAFAIEGWIYYSAINSVTPQLILNVGFEARAWNIAIRQLSFKIASIFTSLAVTWWATRYKDLKSPLAVTFGVMFIASICFAFIRPGWDTNQIVFTALTGIGCAGPLTLLVACVQFTAPHAFLSTATGLAFSARAIGGAFGTAVIYAIVNSRVASHLSGDISSAAITAGLPASSVPALLAGMKGKSASTFRGTGIPGMNEPIINAAWDASHWSYARAYRLGFWSVVPFVALATIAVLCMRGVKNLMTERVEATVERDSDDEKEKIEGLGKA, encoded by the exons ATGGATAGCAAATCGGAAGCGACCCATGTTGAGACCGCTCATGGTCATGTGACTCACGTTGTACCCATCGAGCAAGAAGCCAACGAAGACGTCAAGCACGTCAAGCTTTCCTGGCGATCATGGATGGTCGTCTTCTGTTGTTGCTTTGC TGTCATGTCTCAGGTCTTTGTCGTAGTAGCTGCGGGCTCCGTCTTGTCCTTCATCATACGTGAGCTGGGACAGCCAGCGATTGCGAGCTGGGTCATTCAG GGCCCACTTCTCATGCAATCAGTCCTGTCGCCCCCAGTCGGCCGCCTCTCCGATGTCTTGGACCGCAAGCTATTCGCAACTATTCCTCCGCTGATTGCATGCATTGGCGCTATCATCTGCGCGAAAGCTACGAGCATGTCCATGTTGATCGGCGGTGGTATTCTCATCGGCACGACACTTGCGACCATCTCCATTGTCCAATCCATCCCTTCTGAGATTCTACCATTGAAGTACCGAGCCTTGGCAAACGGACTTGCAGGCGTTGCCGGTGTCATGGGCGGGCT GGTCGGTAGTCTAGCAGCTGGTGCAGTCACTGACCTCAGTGCCTCGGGATGGCGATACATCTTCTGGATCCAAGTCGGACTACATGGCATCACATCGCTCGGCTTATTCGCATTCTACTGGCCCAAGAAACGTACCGACTATTCCCGTATGAGTTTCAACGAGTGGGTGTGGGCCTGCGACCCCATCGGCTCCTTCCTTCTCGTCGCAGCTGCCACACTGATGCTCCTCGCACTCAATTGGGCAGGTGGGGTATATCCTTGGAGCAGTCCCCATGTATGCGCAAATCTCGTCGTCGGTATTGCTCTATTCATCGCCTTTTGTGTTTACG AATGGAAAGGGAGGTCAGACGGCATTGTCGCGCATGTCTTCTTTTCTACTGGGCCCAACTTCTGGCTTTCCACGTTTGCTTTCGCGATTGAAGG ATGGATTTACTACTCCGCAATCAATTCCGTCACCCCTCAACTCATCCTCAACGTCGGCTTCGAAGCCAGGGCTTGGAACATTGCTATTCGGCAATTATCTTTCAAGATCGCGTCCATCTTCACTTCGTTGGCAGTCACGTGGTGGGCAACCAGGTATAAAGATCTGA AATCGCCGCTCGCCGTCACCTTCGGCGTTATGTTCATAGCGTCCATCTGCTTTGCCTTTATCCGGCCTGGCTGGGACACTAACCAAATCGTCTTCACAGCGCTGACTGGTATTGGCTGTGCAGGTCCACTTACACTCCTAGTAGCATGCGTCCAATTCACAGCGCCTCACGCGTTTCTTTCTACCGCGACCGGTCTTGCGTTTTCGGCTCGCGCTATCGGTGGTGCTTTCGGTACAGCAGTCATCTACGCCATAGTGAATTCTCGTGTCGCATCCCACCTTTCGGGTGATATCAGCTCTGCAGCCATTACAGCCGGCTTACCTGCATCCTCCGTTCCTGCACTACTAGCTGGGATGAAGGGTAAATCGGCGTCAACATTCAGAGGCACCGGAATCCCCGGAATGAATGAACCCATCATCAACGCCGCATGGGACGCAAGTCACTGGTCCTATGCCCGTGCGTACAGACTGGGGTTCTGGAGCGTAGTTCCATTCGTAGCACTCGCGACAATCGCTGTACTTTGTATGCGAGGAGTCAAGAATCTCATGACAGAAAGAGTAGAAGCGACAGTTGAGAGGGACAGCGATGATGAAAAAGAGAAGATTGAAGGTTTAGGCAAGGCCTAG
- a CDS encoding DUF1421 multi-domain protein — protein sequence MPFLYETEPYNLSPPTATYTTSNPNIITFLLIGRTTLSEHSPSEKISVDYEIAYRSPYLRNFLPSQALSSSSCTLRHLPPITLPSIDPAAFTIYISYLATSRITLSLPSHHSLSLYACVDLLYAHMLGTVIRAPHFQDAVIDHLTEVLDTVQAPDVRVLEMLYLEEGVSDVLRGFVGDVMFGWEKRMLGALRGGGGEGVGVKTEGSGLGRCMGCKYHVHEGGVCYKDLEEEERDVEMGDGKKWCIEDDEEMNAMAAHYLGKKSMKVEGVLIHLKTQGSSMTVDRKGTRQDMPRPKGPQPMRQAVSTHTRTVSTKTTSSYQTVDLYLTKPLPSLPQPELDDIHYFDPQHVEHKPTTLLERNFSLTPLPKLTRYPTPPASPPRSPSVTVTLHPNPFAQNLQPILPRKSAPRPISPTLPRPYHIEAPPSLHFPPLIKRKPAPSRGQDWANQWDRLFAMRGMQGFGQRKVFEERSKSRGKWFADKIENMTARICERKTGRQTVADHVVLSQ from the coding sequence ATGCCATTCCTGTACGAAACCGAGCCCTACAACCTATCCCCGCCCACGGCCACATATACCACATCTAACCCAAACATCATAACATTCCTCCTCATAGGCCGGACAACCCTTTCGGAGCACTCACCCAGCGAGAAAATATCCGTAGACTATGAAATCGCCTATCGCTCACCCTATCTCCGCAACTTCCTCCCTTCACAAGCCCTATCGTCATCATCATGTACGCTACGTCACCTTCCACCCATAACCCTGCCCTCCATTGATCCGGCAGCTTTCACAATCTACATCTCCTATCTCGCCACCTCCCGCATCACGCTCAGCCTGCCCTCCCATCACTCTCTCAGCCTCTATGCCTGCGTTGACCTTCTCTACGCGCACATGCTCGGCACCGTGATCCGCGCCCCACATTTCCAAGACGCGGTTATCGATCACTTGACGGAAGTGCTCGATACTGTGCAGGCGCCTGATGTGAGGGTGTTGGAGATGCTATATTTGGAGGAGGGCGTGAGTGATGTGTTGAGGGGGTTTGTGGGGGATGTCATGTTTGGGTGGGAGAAAAGGATGTTGGGGGCGCTCAGGGGAGGCGGAGGAGAAGGCGTGGGGGTTAAAACAGAGGGATCAGGGTTGGGTAGATGTATGGGGTGTAAGTATCATGTTCATGAAGGGGGTGTTTGTTACAAGGACTTGGAGGAAGAAGAGCGGGATGTTGAGATGGGGGATGGGAAGAAGTGGTGTAtcgaagatgatgaggagaTGAATGCTATGGCGGCGCATTATTTGGGAAAGAAGAGTATGAAGGTAGAGGGTGTGTTGATTCATCTAAAGACACAGGGCTCGAGCATGACTGTCGACCGCAAAGGTACTCGACAAGATATGCCTCGACCAAAGGGCCCGCAACCTATGCGTCAAGCAGTATCCACACACACCCGGACTGTATCAACCAAGACAACATCGTCGTACCAAACGGTTGATCTGTATCTTACTAAGCCACTACCTTCGTTACCACAACCAGAGCTGGACGATATCCATTATTTTGATCCACAACACGTAGAGCACAAACCTACTACACTCCTCGAACGTAACTTCTCTCTTACTCCACTTCCAAAACTAACCCGTTACCCAACACCGCCGGCATCACCACCCCGGTCTCCGTCTGTGACTGTCACGTTACACCCCAATCCCTTCGCGCAAAAtcttcaacctatcctaCCTAGAAAATCAGCCCCGCGACCCATATCACCAACACTACCCCGACCTTACCACATCGAAGCCCCCCCAAGCCTCCACTTCCCTCCGTTAATCAAGCGTAAGCCTGCGCCATCACGAGGTCAAGACTGGGCAAACCAATGGGATAGATTATTCGCGATGCGGGGAATGCAAGGATTCGGGCAACGCAAAGTCTTCGAGGAGAGGAGCAAGAGTAGAGGAAAATGGTTCGCTGATAAGATTGAGAATATGACTGCACGGATATGTGAGAGAAAGACGGGGCGGCAAACGGTTGCTGATCATGTGGTCTTATCTCAATAG